Proteins encoded within one genomic window of Nitrospina gracilis 3/211:
- the fumC gene encoding class II fumarate hydratase, which yields MEIRKETDSMGAIDVPADRYYGAQTARSLIHFDIGWETMPREIIRGMGILKKAAAQVNADVGVLAADKRDLIVKAANEVIEGKLDDHFPLRVWQTGSGTQSNMNSNEVIANRAIEMAGGKLGSKDPVHPNDDVNKGQSSNDTFPTAMHIAAVEQIHERLLPAVKNLRDALKAKADEFNDIIKIGRTHLMDATPLTLGQEFSGYVQQMDNAVKRIEGCLPRLYEIALGGTAVGTGLNTHKDFPVKVAKAIADITGLPFVTAPNKFESLAAHDAVVEASGVMKTIACSLMKIANDIRLLGSGPRCGLGELILPANEPGSSIMPGKVNPTQSEAMTMVAAQVIGNDTAVNVGGASGHFELNVFKPMMIYNLLQSIRLIADSCRSFTEHCVVGIRPNHDRIQHFLNDSLMLVTALNPHIGYDNAAKVAKKAYEENTSLKEAAVALNLLTAEEFDEKVQPGNMIGPK from the coding sequence ATGGAAATCCGCAAAGAAACCGACAGCATGGGCGCGATCGACGTGCCGGCGGACCGCTACTACGGCGCGCAGACGGCGCGGTCGCTCATTCACTTCGATATCGGCTGGGAAACCATGCCGCGCGAGATCATTCGTGGCATGGGCATCCTCAAGAAAGCCGCGGCCCAGGTGAATGCGGACGTCGGCGTGCTGGCGGCGGACAAGCGCGACCTCATCGTGAAGGCGGCGAACGAAGTGATCGAGGGCAAGCTGGACGACCATTTTCCCCTGCGCGTGTGGCAGACAGGCAGCGGCACGCAGTCCAACATGAACTCCAATGAAGTCATCGCCAACCGCGCCATCGAGATGGCGGGCGGCAAACTGGGAAGCAAGGACCCGGTCCATCCCAACGACGACGTCAACAAGGGCCAGTCTTCCAACGATACCTTCCCCACCGCCATGCACATCGCCGCCGTCGAGCAGATTCACGAACGCCTGCTCCCCGCCGTCAAGAACCTGCGCGACGCGCTGAAGGCCAAGGCGGACGAGTTCAACGACATCATCAAGATCGGCCGCACGCACCTGATGGACGCCACGCCGCTGACCCTCGGGCAGGAGTTTTCCGGCTACGTCCAGCAGATGGACAACGCCGTAAAGCGCATCGAGGGGTGCCTGCCCCGGCTGTACGAAATCGCCCTTGGCGGCACCGCGGTGGGAACAGGGCTAAACACTCACAAGGATTTTCCCGTTAAGGTAGCGAAGGCCATTGCGGACATCACCGGCCTGCCGTTCGTCACCGCGCCCAACAAATTCGAGTCGCTGGCGGCGCACGACGCGGTGGTCGAGGCCAGCGGCGTGATGAAGACCATCGCCTGCTCTTTGATGAAGATCGCCAACGACATCCGCCTGCTGGGCTCCGGGCCGCGTTGCGGGCTGGGCGAGCTCATCCTTCCCGCCAACGAGCCGGGCTCGTCCATCATGCCGGGCAAGGTGAACCCGACGCAGTCGGAGGCCATGACCATGGTGGCGGCGCAGGTGATCGGCAACGACACGGCGGTGAACGTCGGCGGGGCCAGCGGTCATTTCGAACTGAACGTGTTCAAGCCGATGATGATCTACAACCTTCTGCAGTCGATCCGCCTGATCGCCGATTCGTGCCGCTCGTTCACCGAACACTGCGTGGTGGGCATCCGGCCGAACCACGACCGCATCCAGCACTTCCTCAACGATTCGCTGATGCTGGTAACGGCGCTCAACCCGCACATCGGCTACGACAACGCGGCCAAGGTGGCGAAGAAAGCGTACGAGGAAAACACCTCATTAAAAGAGGCCGCCGTGGCGCTGAACCTGCTCACTGCCGAGGAGTTCGATGAGAAGGTTCAGCCGGGGAACATGATCGGACCGAAGTGA